One segment of Argiope bruennichi chromosome 11, qqArgBrue1.1, whole genome shotgun sequence DNA contains the following:
- the LOC129957491 gene encoding histone H2B, protein MPPQASGKAVKKAGKAQKAVRAGDKKKRKKRRKESFAIYIYKVLKQVHPDTGISSKAMSIMNSFVNDIFERIAAESSRLAHYNKRSTITSREIQTAVRLLLPGELAKHAVSEGTKAVTKYTSSK, encoded by the coding sequence ATGCCTCCTCAAGCCTCTGGTAAAGCTGTGAAAAAGGCCGGAAAGGCCCAAAAGGCTGTTCGTGCCGGTGATAAGAAAAAACGCAAGAAGCGTAGGAAGGAATCTTTCGCTATTTACATCTACAAAGTCTTGAAACAGGTCCATCCTGATACCGGTATTTCCAGCAAAGCCATGTCAATCATGAACTCTTTCGTGAATGACATTTTCGAACGTATCGCAGCCGAATCTTCCCGATTAGCTCACTACAACAAAAGGAGCACAATTACCAGTCGGGAAATTCAAACAGCTGTGAGGCTTTTGTTGCCTGGCGAATTGGCCAAGCACGCTGTTTCCGAAGGAACCAAAGCTGTCACCAAGTACACTAGCTCCAA